In one Gemmatimonadaceae bacterium genomic region, the following are encoded:
- a CDS encoding glycosyltransferase family 4 protein has translation MSAPARPLRILLVNWQDRENPQAGGAETHLHEIFGRLAAAGHRVTLLCSGWDACAPRTVLDGIDVHRVGTRYTFQFMARRYYKRHLAAAGDDVLVEDINKIPLYTTRWTTRPVMALVPHLFGTTAFQEVSYLMAGMVWALERPLVHYYNNAPFEAISESTAEDLVARGIARSRIRVIYPGIDSTNYTPAPAPGARARQPLFVYLGRLKRYKRVDLIIRAFAAMQHPTAALAIAGTGDYRPELERLSQSLDLGGRVRFLGFIDDATKLSLVREAWALALTSPKEGWGITNFEAAACATPVVASDSPGLRESVRDGETGFLVPHGDIPALTAAFARLAADPALVERLGANGRRFAERFTWPDAARLTEQHLGEIVGASKEG, from the coding sequence GTGAGCGCGCCCGCACGGCCGCTCCGCATCCTGCTCGTCAACTGGCAGGACCGCGAGAACCCGCAGGCCGGCGGCGCCGAGACCCATCTCCACGAAATCTTCGGCCGGCTGGCCGCGGCCGGCCACCGCGTCACGCTGCTCTGCAGCGGTTGGGACGCTTGCGCGCCGCGCACGGTGCTCGACGGCATCGATGTCCATCGCGTCGGTACTCGGTATACGTTTCAGTTCATGGCGCGTCGATATTACAAGCGCCACCTGGCGGCAGCAGGCGATGATGTGCTGGTCGAGGACATCAACAAGATTCCGTTGTACACCACGCGCTGGACGACGCGGCCGGTGATGGCGTTGGTCCCGCATCTTTTCGGCACCACGGCATTTCAGGAGGTGTCGTACCTGATGGCCGGCATGGTCTGGGCGCTCGAGCGCCCGCTCGTCCACTACTACAACAACGCGCCGTTCGAGGCGATCAGCGAGAGCACGGCGGAGGATCTGGTGGCGCGCGGCATCGCGCGCTCGCGCATCCGCGTCATCTATCCGGGGATCGACTCCACGAATTACACGCCGGCGCCGGCACCGGGGGCTCGCGCTCGCCAACCGCTGTTCGTCTATCTCGGACGGCTCAAACGCTACAAGCGCGTGGATCTCATCATTCGCGCGTTCGCGGCGATGCAGCACCCGACCGCCGCGCTGGCGATCGCAGGGACCGGCGATTACCGGCCGGAGTTGGAACGGCTCTCGCAGTCGCTTGACCTTGGAGGCAGGGTACGGTTTCTTGGGTTCATCGATGACGCAACGAAGTTGTCCCTGGTGCGCGAAGCATGGGCGCTCGCGCTGACATCGCCAAAGGAGGGATGGGGGATCACCAACTTCGAGGCAGCGGCCTGCGCGACGCCGGTCGTGGCGTCGGATTCGCCGGGGTTGCGCGAGTCGGTGCGCGACGGGGAGACCGGGTTTCTGGTGCCGCATGGAGACATTCCGGCGCTGACGGCGGCCTTTGCGCGCCTGGCGGCGGATCCCGCGCTCGTCGAACGGCTCGGCGCCAACGGGCGCCGCTTCGCGGAGCGGTTCACCTGGCCGGACGCCGCGCGCCTAACGGAACAACATCTCGGGGAGATCGTTGGAGCGTCGAAGGAGGGGTAG
- the purM gene encoding phosphoribosylformylglycinamidine cyclo-ligase: protein MSVPLDYRDAGVDIDAADAAKQRIKALVESTFTAGARGKFGGFGGQFRVPPGMRAPVLVSSADGVGTKIKVAIEANRHDTIGHDLVNHCVNDILVQGALPLFFLDYVAFGVLVPEVVESVVRGVAAGCRENKCALVGGETAEMPGVYTPPDYDLAGFIVGCVEEDAVLGAERVRVGDRLIGLASSGLHTNGYSLARKIVFERMRLTVGARFPGEDGSVADVLLRVHRSYRAALEPVLHLVHAMAHITGGGLTGNVNRALPPSMDAVVRTASWPVPNVFQVLARGGDVPRAEMFRAFNMGVGMVVFAAPGAQADVIAAARACSIDAWELGEVRAGTGQVTLA, encoded by the coding sequence GTGAGCGTGCCGCTCGACTACCGCGACGCCGGGGTCGACATCGACGCGGCCGACGCGGCCAAGCAGCGCATCAAGGCGCTGGTCGAGTCGACGTTCACGGCCGGCGCGCGCGGGAAGTTCGGCGGATTCGGCGGACAGTTCCGCGTGCCGCCGGGGATGCGCGCGCCGGTGCTGGTGTCGAGCGCCGACGGCGTGGGAACCAAGATCAAGGTGGCGATCGAGGCGAATCGCCACGACACGATCGGCCACGACCTGGTGAACCACTGCGTGAATGACATCCTGGTGCAGGGCGCGCTGCCGCTGTTCTTTCTCGACTACGTGGCGTTCGGCGTGCTGGTGCCCGAGGTGGTCGAGAGTGTGGTGCGCGGCGTGGCGGCGGGCTGCCGGGAGAACAAGTGTGCGCTGGTGGGCGGCGAGACGGCCGAGATGCCGGGGGTGTACACGCCGCCCGACTACGATCTGGCGGGGTTCATCGTGGGCTGCGTCGAGGAAGACGCGGTGCTGGGCGCCGAGCGGGTTCGGGTAGGCGATCGGCTCATCGGGCTTGCCAGCTCGGGACTGCACACGAACGGCTATTCGCTGGCCCGCAAGATCGTGTTCGAGCGGATGCGCCTAACGGTGGGCGCCCGGTTTCCGGGCGAAGACGGATCGGTGGCCGACGTGCTGCTCCGCGTCCATCGCTCGTATCGCGCGGCGCTCGAGCCGGTGCTTCACCTGGTGCACGCCATGGCGCACATTACCGGGGGCGGTCTCACGGGAAACGTGAATCGGGCGCTGCCGCCCAGCATGGATGCGGTGGTCCGGACGGCGTCGTGGCCGGTGCCTAACGTATTCCAAGTGCTGGCGCGCGGGGGCGATGTGCCGCGGGCCGAGATGTTCCGGGCGTTCAACATGGGGGTCGGGATGGTCGTGTTCGCGGCGCCCGGCGCCCAGGCCGACGTGATCGCCGCCGCGCGCGCGTGTTCGATCGACGCGTGGGAGTTAGGCGAGGTGCGCGCCGGTACGGGGCAGGTGACTCTGGCGTAG
- a CDS encoding riboflavin synthase, whose protein sequence is MFTGIISDIGTIERVADVPAGRELRVRSAFVRLSGGESIALNGACLTVREHGDGWFSVAAVVTTLERTEIGSWEPGTRVNLERALRAGDRLGGHLVQGHVDDTGTVVGARTEGDARLVDVRLPRELADLVVPHGSIALDGVSLTVNDMPAVDVVQVSLIDYTLRHTTLGDLAPGRRVHVEADVIGKYVQRLVAPYLAAVR, encoded by the coding sequence GTGTTCACCGGCATCATCTCCGACATTGGCACCATCGAACGGGTAGCGGACGTTCCGGCTGGCCGCGAGCTGCGCGTGCGCTCCGCGTTTGTCCGCCTGTCGGGAGGTGAGAGCATCGCGCTCAATGGCGCGTGCCTAACGGTACGCGAGCATGGTGACGGGTGGTTCAGCGTGGCGGCCGTGGTCACGACGCTCGAGCGCACGGAGATCGGCTCGTGGGAGCCGGGGACGCGCGTCAACCTCGAGCGTGCGCTCCGGGCGGGCGACAGGTTAGGCGGGCATCTCGTGCAGGGACACGTGGACGATACCGGCACCGTCGTCGGCGCGCGCACCGAGGGCGACGCGCGGCTGGTGGACGTCCGCCTTCCGCGGGAGCTGGCCGACCTCGTGGTGCCGCACGGATCGATTGCGCTGGACGGCGTGAGCCTTACCGTGAACGACATGCCGGCGGTCGATGTGGTGCAGGTGTCGCTCATCGACTACACGCTGCGCCACACCACGCTGGGCGATCTCGCGCCTGGGCGGCGCGTGCACGTCGAAGCGGACGTGATCGGCAAGTACGTGCAGCGGCTCGTGGCCCCATACCTCGCGGCGGTGCGCTGA
- a CDS encoding PTS system mannose/fructose/sorbose family transporter subunit IID, translating into MTGPDRAPTAIAPALSWSARIAVFTRMFAVQGSWNYETMLGPGIGFCAEPALRELPGGPDGPAYKDALARETRYFNAHPYLAAVAIGALVRAELEGRPAAQIERFRTAMCGPLGSLGDRLVWAGWLPFCSLVALLAFGLRASPLVIVILFLGLYNAGHVALRAWGVNTGWRGGLRVAASLGSPLLQRGPQYLARAVLFLAGLALPLAIARVIGRRGLEIPSHDWTIALPLAALFAIVLAALLVRLPARVEGWRAALVVLAVLILISIAR; encoded by the coding sequence GTGACCGGGCCCGATCGCGCCCCGACGGCGATCGCGCCCGCGCTCTCGTGGAGCGCGCGCATCGCCGTGTTCACGCGCATGTTCGCCGTGCAGGGCTCGTGGAACTACGAGACCATGCTCGGCCCGGGCATCGGGTTTTGCGCCGAGCCGGCGCTGCGCGAGCTGCCGGGCGGTCCGGACGGTCCGGCCTACAAGGACGCGCTCGCGCGCGAGACGCGATACTTCAACGCGCACCCGTATCTCGCGGCGGTGGCGATCGGCGCGCTCGTGCGCGCCGAGCTCGAAGGCAGGCCGGCGGCGCAGATCGAACGCTTTCGCACCGCGATGTGCGGTCCGTTGGGCAGCCTCGGGGACCGGCTCGTGTGGGCGGGATGGCTTCCGTTCTGCTCGCTCGTCGCGCTGCTCGCGTTCGGCTTGCGGGCATCGCCGTTGGTCATCGTGATTCTGTTTCTCGGCTTGTACAACGCCGGGCACGTTGCGCTGCGCGCCTGGGGCGTGAACACGGGATGGCGCGGCGGTCTGCGCGTCGCCGCATCGCTCGGCAGCCCCTTGCTGCAGCGCGGGCCGCAGTATCTGGCGCGCGCCGTGCTGTTCCTGGCCGGACTGGCGCTCCCGTTAGCCATTGCCCGCGTGATCGGCCGGCGCGGGTTGGAGATTCCGTCGCACGACTGGACGATCGCGTTGCCGCTCGCGGCGCTCTTCGCGATCGTCCTGGCCGCGCTTCTCGTCCGCCTGCCCGCGCGCGTAGAAGGATGGCGCGCCGCGCTGGTGGTGCTCGCCGTACTGATCCTCATCTCGATCGCCAGATGA
- a CDS encoding PTS sugar transporter subunit IIC: MIAAAQLLPFSLLGALLGADVVSFPQAMLSRPIVAATLGGALAGNVAAGVLTGAVLEMVAMETLPVGASRYPEWGSASLVGGAIAGSHLVMRPGAIILGVFVGIATAWAGGWSMYALRRLNGVWAERALPAMEAGSRRAVMTLQIRCLTADLLRAAIVTAIALLVWTPINDFVLAHWTVGRAASHSILAAAAAAVAGGAIWRQSHGAAGSKWYLLAGAVLGVVLVIVA, from the coding sequence ATGATCGCCGCCGCCCAGCTGCTCCCGTTCTCGCTCCTCGGCGCCCTGTTGGGCGCGGACGTCGTGAGCTTCCCGCAGGCGATGCTGTCGCGGCCGATCGTCGCCGCGACGTTAGGCGGCGCGCTGGCCGGCAACGTCGCCGCCGGCGTGCTCACCGGCGCCGTGCTCGAAATGGTCGCCATGGAGACGCTGCCCGTGGGCGCATCGCGCTATCCGGAGTGGGGCAGCGCCTCGCTCGTCGGCGGCGCCATCGCCGGATCCCACCTCGTGATGCGCCCGGGCGCCATCATTCTGGGCGTGTTCGTAGGCATCGCGACGGCCTGGGCCGGCGGGTGGAGCATGTACGCGCTGCGACGCCTCAACGGGGTGTGGGCCGAGCGCGCGCTCCCGGCCATGGAAGCGGGATCCCGGCGCGCCGTGATGACGCTCCAGATCAGGTGCCTAACGGCGGACCTGCTCCGTGCCGCGATCGTCACCGCCATCGCGCTCCTGGTGTGGACGCCGATCAACGACTTCGTGCTGGCGCACTGGACCGTGGGGCGCGCGGCGTCGCATTCGATTCTCGCCGCGGCGGCAGCCGCGGTGGCGGGAGGCGCGATCTGGCGGCAGTCGCACGGCGCGGCCGGATCGAAATGGTATCTCCTGGCCGGCGCCGTGTTGGGCGTCGTGCTGGTGATCGTCGCGTGA
- a CDS encoding PTS sugar transporter subunit IIB, whose amino-acid sequence MPIELYRIDDRLIHGQVIVGWGQPMDLGFVVLVDDEVAGSEWERELYRMGVPPEVALYFASVDDAVAHLAEWRADPRHGILLTGDVDTMRRLTERAPAIREVNVGGIHHRPGRTERLRYLFLSPEEEQALRAMDARGVTVTVRDVPSARAMRLGELAGARSA is encoded by the coding sequence GTGCCAATTGAGCTCTACCGCATCGACGATCGCCTGATTCACGGCCAGGTGATCGTCGGCTGGGGCCAGCCGATGGACCTGGGGTTCGTGGTGCTGGTGGACGATGAGGTGGCGGGGAGCGAGTGGGAGCGCGAGCTGTACCGCATGGGCGTACCGCCGGAGGTGGCGCTGTACTTCGCGTCGGTGGACGACGCGGTGGCGCACCTGGCGGAGTGGCGGGCCGATCCGCGGCACGGCATCCTGCTCACGGGCGACGTGGACACCATGCGCCGCCTAACGGAGCGGGCGCCGGCGATCCGCGAGGTGAACGTCGGCGGCATCCACCATCGCCCGGGCCGCACGGAGCGGCTGCGCTACCTGTTCCTGAGTCCGGAGGAAGAGCAGGCGCTGCGCGCGATGGACGCGCGCGGCGTCACGGTCACCGTGCGCGACGTGCCGTCGGCGCGCGCGATGCGGTTAGGCGAGCTGGCGGGCGCCCGCTCGGCATGA
- a CDS encoding HPr family phosphocarrier protein yields MIMERSVRIVNKNGLHARPAAELVKTASKFQSEITMVRDDLEVNGKSIMGVMMLAAECGAELVVRADGPDAEQAVQAIADLVARKFGEQ; encoded by the coding sequence ATGATCATGGAACGCTCCGTTAGGATCGTGAACAAGAACGGCCTGCACGCGCGCCCCGCGGCGGAACTGGTGAAGACCGCGTCGAAGTTCCAGAGCGAGATCACGATGGTGCGCGACGATCTCGAGGTGAACGGCAAGAGCATCATGGGCGTGATGATGCTGGCGGCCGAGTGCGGCGCCGAGCTGGTGGTGCGCGCCGATGGGCCGGACGCGGAGCAGGCGGTGCAGGCGATCGCAGATTTGGTGGCGCGCAAATTCGGCGAGCAATGA
- the ribD gene encoding bifunctional diaminohydroxyphosphoribosylaminopyrimidine deaminase/5-amino-6-(5-phosphoribosylamino)uracil reductase RibD, with protein sequence MRSDRLTETPAARRDRAFMRRAIDLAKRGWGQTAPNPMVGAVVVRGDHIVGEGWHARFGEPHAEAAALDAAGPLAKGATVYVSLEPCAHQGKTPPCTRALIEAGVSRVVIGALDPNPKASGGASRLRDAGIDVVTGIEKRRALEVDPAFFFSFGANRPWITLKLALTIDGAIADAAGCSRWITGRRARAAAHELRAGHDAVAVGIGTVLSDNPQLTVRDAPAPRISPRRVIFDRHARTPLDSALVRTARDVPVMVVAEHPPARAARALEAAGVTVLRTSSLYNGLEHLKSEGIRSLLVEGGARLTGALMEQSLIDRLVIFQGPIVLGSGAQNAFAFTNGTPIGQAHRFRVLERRAFGDDSMIVCRRTTGGQRRTEPENSERRTRRTRPDRA encoded by the coding sequence TTGCGTTCTGACCGCCTAACGGAAACCCCGGCCGCGCGGCGCGATCGCGCGTTCATGCGCCGGGCGATCGACCTGGCCAAACGCGGCTGGGGCCAGACGGCGCCGAATCCCATGGTCGGCGCCGTCGTCGTTCGCGGCGACCACATCGTCGGCGAAGGCTGGCACGCGCGGTTCGGCGAACCGCACGCCGAGGCCGCGGCACTCGACGCCGCGGGACCGCTGGCCAAAGGCGCCACCGTATACGTGTCGCTCGAGCCGTGCGCGCACCAAGGCAAGACGCCGCCGTGCACGCGCGCCCTGATCGAGGCCGGCGTGTCGCGCGTCGTGATCGGCGCCCTGGACCCGAACCCGAAAGCGTCGGGCGGCGCGTCGCGCCTGCGCGATGCCGGCATCGACGTCGTTACAGGAATCGAGAAGCGCCGAGCGCTCGAGGTCGACCCCGCGTTTTTCTTTTCGTTCGGCGCGAACCGCCCGTGGATCACGCTCAAGCTGGCGCTCACGATCGATGGCGCCATCGCCGACGCCGCCGGCTGCTCGCGCTGGATCACCGGCCGCCGCGCTCGCGCCGCCGCGCACGAACTGCGCGCCGGCCACGACGCGGTGGCGGTCGGCATCGGCACGGTGCTGTCCGACAACCCACAGCTCACAGTTCGGGACGCACCCGCGCCGCGCATTTCCCCGCGCCGCGTTATCTTCGACCGCCACGCACGCACGCCGCTCGACTCGGCGCTCGTTCGCACCGCGCGCGACGTCCCGGTAATGGTCGTGGCCGAGCATCCCCCGGCCCGCGCTGCGCGCGCGTTGGAGGCGGCCGGGGTCACGGTGCTGCGGACGAGCTCGCTATATAATGGATTGGAACATCTGAAGTCGGAGGGTATCCGATCGCTGCTTGTCGAGGGCGGAGCGCGACTTACGGGTGCGCTCATGGAGCAATCTCTGATCGACCGTTTGGTTATCTTTCAGGGTCCTATCGTACTCGGCTCGGGAGCGCAGAATGCGTTCGCGTTCACGAACGGAACACCCATTGGACAGGCGCACCGGTTTCGAGTGCTCGAACGACGCGCATTCGGCGACGACAGCATGATCGTGTGCAGGCGGACTACAGGCGGACAACGCCGGACAGAGCCTGAGAACAGCGAAAGGCGGACAAGACGGACAAGGCCGGACAGAGCTTGA
- a CDS encoding HPF/RaiA family ribosome-associated protein translates to MDITVQAHHMELSNMLRTRAERVIGRLGSLLHRPVDATVRFEQDGSTRKVEIVLHTPRRRALVGAARHRSAGIALAEAARRVEAQILRLKRPANERRPKTARA, encoded by the coding sequence GTGGACATCACCGTACAAGCCCATCACATGGAACTTTCCAACATGCTGCGGACGCGCGCCGAACGCGTGATCGGCCGGCTCGGCTCGCTGCTCCATCGGCCGGTGGACGCGACCGTGCGCTTCGAGCAGGACGGCAGCACGCGCAAGGTCGAGATCGTGTTGCACACGCCGCGGCGCCGCGCCCTGGTCGGCGCGGCGCGGCATCGGAGCGCCGGTATTGCGTTAGCCGAAGCAGCGCGGCGCGTCGAAGCGCAGATCCTGCGCCTCAAGCGGCCCGCGAACGAGCGGCGCCCGAAAACGGCGCGCGCGTGA
- a CDS encoding bifunctional 3,4-dihydroxy-2-butanone-4-phosphate synthase/GTP cyclohydrolase II, with protein MPFGTVEQAIADIAAGRMIIVADDEDRENEGDLICAAQLVTPEIITFMAKRASGLICLALTGERCDQLGLTLVSENNIDAYRTAYTQSIDAAPRFGVTTGISAQDRARTIQVAVDPASLPGDLRYGGHIQPLRGRDGGVLQRVGHTEAAIDLARRAGLYPAGVICEILRDEDGQPARRPELEQFAERHGLTFITVAEVVAHRLKTERLVHRVAEARLPTEWGEWRISGYRNDVDQHEHIALVFGDVHDGEHVLVRMHSKCLTGDVFGSLRCDCGWQLQAAMQMIAEEGRGVVVYLDQEGRGIGLLNKLKAYELQDGGADTVEANERLGFKPDLRNYGIGAQILLDLGLKSIRPLTNNPRKLVGLEGYGLTVDERVPIRAPATSENRDYLETKQTKLGHLLAH; from the coding sequence ATGCCCTTCGGAACCGTCGAGCAGGCCATCGCCGACATCGCCGCCGGCCGCATGATCATCGTGGCCGACGACGAGGATCGCGAGAACGAAGGTGATCTCATCTGCGCCGCCCAGCTGGTGACGCCGGAGATCATCACCTTCATGGCCAAGCGCGCCAGCGGTCTGATCTGCCTCGCGCTCACCGGCGAGCGCTGCGACCAACTCGGCCTAACGTTAGTCAGCGAGAACAACATCGACGCCTATCGCACGGCGTACACGCAGAGCATCGACGCCGCGCCGCGATTCGGCGTGACCACCGGCATCTCGGCGCAGGACCGCGCGCGCACCATTCAGGTGGCGGTGGATCCGGCGTCGCTGCCCGGCGATCTGCGCTACGGCGGGCACATCCAGCCGCTGCGCGGGCGCGATGGCGGCGTGCTGCAACGCGTCGGCCATACCGAAGCGGCCATCGATCTGGCGCGGCGCGCCGGGTTGTACCCGGCGGGCGTGATCTGCGAGATCCTGCGCGACGAGGATGGCCAGCCCGCGCGCCGGCCCGAGCTCGAGCAATTCGCCGAGCGGCACGGGCTCACGTTCATCACCGTCGCCGAAGTGGTGGCGCACCGGCTCAAGACCGAGCGGTTGGTGCACCGGGTGGCCGAGGCGCGGCTGCCGACGGAGTGGGGCGAGTGGCGCATCAGCGGCTACCGCAACGACGTCGACCAGCACGAGCACATCGCCCTCGTGTTCGGCGACGTGCACGACGGCGAGCACGTGCTGGTGCGCATGCACTCCAAGTGCCTAACGGGAGACGTGTTCGGCTCGCTGCGCTGCGACTGCGGCTGGCAGCTCCAGGCCGCCATGCAGATGATCGCCGAGGAAGGCCGGGGCGTGGTGGTGTACCTGGATCAGGAAGGGCGGGGCATCGGACTGCTCAACAAGCTCAAGGCGTACGAGCTGCAGGACGGCGGCGCCGACACGGTCGAAGCGAACGAGCGGCTCGGATTCAAGCCCGACCTGCGCAACTACGGCATCGGCGCGCAGATTTTGCTCGACCTGGGGCTCAAGTCCATCCGGCCGCTGACCAACAACCCGCGCAAGCTCGTCGGGCTCGAGGGCTACGGCCTGACGGTGGACGAGCGCGTCCCGATTCGCGCGCCGGCCACGAGCGAGAATCGCGACTACCTCGAAACCAAGCAGACGAAGCTCGGACACCTGCTCGCGCACTGA
- the hprK gene encoding HPr(Ser) kinase/phosphatase, with the protein MTKPLTVARLLDLLRDTLQLELVGDGAGLDRVISVNEVSSPGLVLAGFVERFPSKRMQVFGETEITYLLSLPEDRRRMVLERFFSFDVPCAVVTKRLDVPNEMRDIAASHGVAVLRSSLKTTEFYRRVKPALDEEFAPSTTLHASLADVYGVGLLFVGRSGIGKSECVLDLVERGHRLVADDIVIATRRGNDVLIGRGHELQRHHMEIRGVGVIDIPSVFGIRSVRQQKRIEVVVQLEHWDQADQVDRTGLDGATATILDVPIPRVTIPLNPGKNITVVAEVVAMNHLLRYSGINAAEAFNERLMSRMRAASDVRQYLAEDDE; encoded by the coding sequence GTGACCAAACCGCTCACGGTGGCGCGTCTGCTCGACCTGCTGCGCGATACGCTGCAGCTCGAGCTCGTCGGCGATGGCGCGGGACTGGACCGGGTGATCTCGGTGAACGAGGTCTCGAGCCCCGGCCTCGTGCTGGCGGGGTTCGTCGAGCGCTTTCCATCCAAGCGGATGCAGGTATTCGGCGAGACCGAGATCACGTATCTCCTGTCGCTGCCGGAAGACCGCCGCCGCATGGTGCTCGAGCGGTTCTTCTCGTTCGACGTCCCGTGCGCGGTGGTCACCAAGCGGCTGGATGTGCCTAACGAGATGCGCGACATCGCCGCCAGCCACGGCGTCGCGGTGCTGCGGTCGAGCCTCAAGACCACCGAGTTTTACCGCCGCGTCAAGCCGGCGCTCGACGAGGAATTTGCGCCGAGCACCACGCTGCACGCGTCGCTGGCCGACGTCTACGGCGTCGGGCTGCTGTTCGTTGGGCGAAGCGGCATCGGCAAATCGGAGTGCGTGCTCGATCTGGTCGAGCGCGGACACCGGCTGGTGGCCGACGACATTGTGATCGCCACCCGCCGCGGCAACGACGTGCTCATCGGACGCGGGCACGAGCTGCAGCGGCACCACATGGAGATTCGCGGCGTCGGCGTGATCGACATTCCATCGGTGTTTGGCATCCGCTCGGTGCGCCAGCAGAAGCGCATCGAGGTGGTGGTGCAGCTCGAGCACTGGGATCAGGCGGATCAGGTGGATCGCACCGGACTCGACGGGGCGACGGCGACCATTCTCGACGTGCCGATTCCGCGCGTGACGATTCCGCTCAACCCGGGAAAAAACATCACGGTGGTGGCGGAGGTGGTCGCGATGAACCATCTGCTGCGCTACAGCGGGATCAATGCCGCCGAAGCGTTCAACGAACGACTCATGAGCCGCATGCGCGCCGCGTCCGACGTGCGGCAATATCTGGCGGAAGACGATGAGTGA
- the ribH gene encoding 6,7-dimethyl-8-ribityllumazine synthase → MPEFAGTPVGQGRRIAVVVSRFNEAVTQCLVDGAMDALTRHGVAYDDIDVVWVPGAWELPAAARALLASERYHALVALGAVIRGDTPHFDVVARESTSGLANVAAEYDTPVTLGVLTCDTMEQAAARAGGTHGNKGWDAAIAALEMADLLDRLNVADEG, encoded by the coding sequence ATGCCCGAATTCGCCGGAACTCCCGTTGGGCAAGGCCGCCGGATCGCGGTCGTGGTCAGCCGGTTCAACGAAGCCGTCACCCAGTGCCTGGTGGACGGCGCGATGGACGCGCTGACGCGCCACGGCGTCGCCTACGATGACATCGACGTGGTGTGGGTGCCGGGCGCGTGGGAGCTGCCGGCCGCGGCGCGCGCGCTGCTCGCGTCCGAGCGATACCACGCGCTGGTTGCGTTGGGCGCGGTGATCCGCGGCGACACGCCGCACTTCGATGTCGTCGCGCGCGAGTCGACGAGCGGCCTCGCCAACGTCGCCGCCGAATACGACACGCCGGTCACGTTGGGCGTGCTCACGTGCGACACGATGGAGCAAGCGGCGGCGCGCGCCGGGGGCACGCACGGCAACAAAGGGTGGGACGCCGCGATTGCCGCGCTCGAGATGGCGGACCTGCTCGACCGGTTGAACGTGGCGGATGAGGGTTGA
- the nusB gene encoding transcription antitermination factor NusB, with translation MRVETRARARALQAVYAWDVRGAGSQGNAALPRVAERMWDDLALARPLRDRAMALVRAVAAEERAIDADLTDVTTNWRLDRLGAVERSILRLGAAELRLGATPPKVVVQESVRLAERFAGEDSARFVNGVLDALARRSGKL, from the coding sequence ATGAGGGTTGAGACGCGCGCCCGCGCGCGGGCGCTCCAGGCGGTGTACGCATGGGATGTGCGCGGGGCCGGCAGCCAGGGGAACGCCGCCCTGCCGCGCGTGGCCGAGCGGATGTGGGACGACCTGGCGCTCGCCCGGCCGCTGCGGGACCGTGCGATGGCCTTGGTGCGGGCGGTGGCGGCGGAGGAGCGGGCGATCGATGCGGACCTCACGGACGTGACCACCAACTGGCGCCTCGATCGGTTAGGCGCCGTGGAGCGATCCATCTTGCGGTTAGGCGCAGCGGAGCTGCGGCTGGGCGCCACGCCCCCGAAGGTCGTCGTGCAGGAGTCCGTTAGGCTGGCCGAGCGTTTCGCCGGGGAGGACAGCGCGCGGTTCGTCAACGGCGTGCTCGACGCGCTCGCCCGTCGGTCAGGCAAGTTGTGA